In Hippocampus zosterae strain Florida chromosome 3, ASM2543408v3, whole genome shotgun sequence, a genomic segment contains:
- the LOC127598050 gene encoding LHFPL tetraspan subfamily member 3 protein-like, whose amino-acid sequence MIPASAASMLPSAEAAKLYQTNYVRNSRVIGLLWAIFTILFGIVNVTIFSQPYWIGDGVDTPQAGYFGLFHYCIGDGVSREMACQGSFTEFSAIPSRAFKAASFFIGMSMMLVVTCIGCFSLFFLLSTSTVYKICGWMQAAAGVCLVLGCMIYPDGWDSEEVRRMCGEQTDKYSLGACSMRWAYILAIMGILDALILSFLAFVLGNRQDGLMTEELLAESKEGGNA is encoded by the exons ATGATACCCGCCAGCGCCGCATCAATGTTACCGTCTGCAGAAGCTGCCAAACTGTACCAGACGAATTACGTCCGAAACTCCCGCGTCATCGGACTCCTATGGGCTATATTCACCATCCTGTTCGGCATCGTGAACGTGACTATCTTCTCGCAGCCCTATTGGATCGGTGATGGCGTGGACACGCCGCAGGCCGGCTACTTCGGGCTCTTTCACTACTGCATCGGGGACGGGGTCTCCAGGGAGATGGCCTGCCAAGGCAGCTTCACCGAGTTCTCCGCCATCCCGTCCAGAGCCTTTAAGGCTGCCTCCTTCTTCATCGGGATGTCCATGATGCTGGTGGTCACCTGCATCGGATGCTTCTCGCTGTTCTTCCTCCTCAGCACCTCCACTGTGTACAAGATCTGCGGCTGGATGCAGGCTGCAGCAG GTGTGTGTCTGGTACTGGGCTGTATGATCTACCCTGATGGCTGGGACAGTGAGGAAGTGCGGCGGATGTGCGGGGAGCAGACGGACAAATACAGCCTTGGGGCTTGCTCCATGCGCTGGGCCTACATCCTCGCCATCATGGGCATCTTGGACGCGCTCATCCTCTCCTTCCTGGCTTTTGTCCTCGGGAATCGTCAGGATGGCCTCATGACAGAGGAGCTGCTGGCTGAGAGCAAGG aaggaGGCAATGCTTAG